GCAGTAGGACCAATCGTAATTAGTATTATACAAATACTAAAGCACAACCAACCCAACAATTGAGCACTCCAGTAAAGGCGGTTTTTATTCATTTATTCAAAAATTATATGCACTCATATTGGCCTTGAAGTATTTGCAGCGATTAGGCTGGGTATTCTTCAAAATACCTCGAATGAGTATGTGTGTTAGGGAAACATCACGCTTATACAAACGTGAATCATCCTATTGATTTTTGTTTAATTGTTGTTGATAGGTTTGTATAAGGCCACGAGGTAAGTGGAAAAAATAAAATAGCTTTTCGTTAGTGGCGTGCTAAGGGAAAGACAATTTTGCAACAATTATACTCATATAATCAATAGTAGTGCAAAAATAGGAGAACTAAGGAGATTAAAATAGATAAATATCAGTTTTCTATGAAATGAGACAACAAATACTGGTGTTGTTTGATTTCCTTGATAACCTTTACGGTAAGGGGTTTGCTAATAAACTGGATGATGATGTCGTAATTATTGGCTTTTTGTATATCATTTGGATCAATACTCGACGAAAGAATGATGATGCGAGTATCAGGAAAGGTTTTATGGAAGTCATTTTGAACAAACTCATCTAAAAAGTCCCAACCATTCATCACTGGCATATTTAGGTCGAGAAAGATAATAGAGGGGGCTACTGATTTTATTGCGTCGGTGGTACGGTTGAGCAGGTTGGAAAAATAATCCATTGCTTCTTTTCCATTTTGAGCCATGTCTACCTGTTCGGCAAAGGTAAAACGTTTGATAACCATATCGCAAAGCGATAGGGTGACAGTATCATCATCAACGAGTAAGACTTTTTTTAACATATTCATCATCATACAAATTGAAATGCTCGGGAGAAGCAGTATTAAGTTAGCGGGTTGGGTTCAAATAATATTAGCAGTACTGTACTTTAAGCCTTCCTAATGAATTGATGATATCTAGAATATGTATGTTCATGCTTTCAAGAACGTTTTCATAGTGAGATACAACAGCTCGCCAAGTTATAAAGTATTTTACAAGTTAACGGTAAAATCGACAATCTTGTTTTGTTTAGTGTGCTAATTGAGTAAACGGTACTGCTAAAATCGAGCCGAAATATGCTATTTTGGCTTTTTCTTTACCAAAAATATTTTTTTTTATTGAATATATATCCTTTTCGCTAATAAAATAGGGCTTTTAATCAATAGGTTATCAAAAATGAAGCCATTAATTGGTATTTTATAAAAACTGATATTTATCATATTTCATAAAGCTGATGTAGATTTTGGACTTTAAAGCCCTTTTCAGTTTCAATAACGGTTGCACAATCATACAGTGGGTCGTGGTCAAAGAACAACGACCACTCTTGGGCAGCAGCTTTTTGGAGAATACTTTGTTTTTCTTCCATTGTTTGCAAAGGACGAATATCATAGCCCATTACATAAGGTACAGGTATGTGTGCGTGTGAAGGAATAGTATCGGCTACAAAAAGCAGTGTTTTTTCTTGATAGGTAATTTTGGGCATTATCATTTTTTCGGTGTGGCCATCGGCAAGTAAAAAATCGATGTCTTCAAATTGATGAGCATCTTTATCAATAAAATAAAGCTGGCCAGCTTCTTGAATAGGCAATATATTTTCTTTGAAAAAAGTAGCTTTTTCTCGCAAATTTGGCTGAATTGCCCAGTCAAAATGAGTAGAGTGAGTCCAATAACGGGCGTTTTTGAACGTAGTTTTATAATATGTTTTGGTATTGTTCCACTCAACAGCCCCGCCACAATGGTCAAAGTGCAGGTGGCTCAAAATAACATCCGTAATATCGTCTTCAGAAAACCCTACATTCCTGATGCCCTGAATCAAGTCGCCTGAGCCATGGCGATAATAGTACGACTGCCATTTGGGGTCTTGTTTATTGCCCATACCCGTATCTACTAAGGTAAGGCGTTTGCCTTGTTCAATTAGCAAACAACGCATTTTCCAAGAGCAGAGGTTGTTTTCGTCTGCGGGCATCCATTTTTGCCAAAAAGATTTTGGAACAACCCCAAACATAGCCCCACCGTCGAGTTTGAAATTTCCTGTGTCAATACTGTAAAGTTTCATGTGTTCTTGTGTTTTGTTCTGTTTAATTTTTGCAAGATAGGAGAAGTTAAGTAAATTAGAAAATACATACTATAGCAGGCCCTAAGCAAAGGGTTGGATTACAGATGGAATACAGAGTTTCATACAAAGCTAAAAACTCAATAAAGAAGAACAATTATGAAAATAGGCCTAGTGTTATCAGGAGGAGGTGCTCGTGGAATTGCTCATTTGGGAGTTTTGAAGGCATTACAAGAACAGCAAGTACCAATACACCAAATTTCGGGATGTAGTGCTGGTTCTATTGCTGGTACAATGTTTTCGGCTGGGTATTCGCCCGAGCATATCTTTGAAATTGTGGTATCGACCAATACCCTAAAGGCATTCAGGCCTGCTTTTAGTAGGCTAGGTTTGCTAAAAATGCAAAAAGCCGAAGATATATATATGAAATATTTGCCCCACAATTCTTTTGAAAACCTAAAAATTCCGATGGTGGTGAATGCCACCGATATTCAGCTTGGCGAAAGTGTCTTTTTTTCAACAGGCGAACTCATCAAACCTGTATTGGCATCGTGTTGTATTCCAGGCTTGTTTGAACCCGTCAATTTTGCCAATAAAGTACTGGTAGATGGCGGTGTGCTGAATAATATGCCTATCGAGCCACTCGAATCTTCATGTGATTTTATTATAGGAAGTCATTGTAACCCTTTTGGACGTAACCCCAACCTTCGATCGATGCAGACGATTTTGCAGAAAAGCTTGTATTTGGCAATCAATAATAACTCAAAGCCCCGAATAGCTCGATGCAATTTTTTAATAGAACCACCAGCCCTCAAAGAATATGACCCCCAAGATGTGCGAAAAGCCAAAGAAATATTCAAGATTGGATATGATTATGCTATGTCGTTAGATATAAAAGGAAGCCTCGATACATAATAATATGAATGCAGAGTATTGAGTAAAACGTTTCTATGAAAAGTTCAATTTATTACGTAAATATCAGGAGAATGTATCTTCCTGATATTTTTTTTTATATAGCTGCTCATCACTAAATA
The DNA window shown above is from Flectobacillus major DSM 103 and carries:
- a CDS encoding patatin-like phospholipase family protein — its product is MKIGLVLSGGGARGIAHLGVLKALQEQQVPIHQISGCSAGSIAGTMFSAGYSPEHIFEIVVSTNTLKAFRPAFSRLGLLKMQKAEDIYMKYLPHNSFENLKIPMVVNATDIQLGESVFFSTGELIKPVLASCCIPGLFEPVNFANKVLVDGGVLNNMPIEPLESSCDFIIGSHCNPFGRNPNLRSMQTILQKSLYLAINNNSKPRIARCNFLIEPPALKEYDPQDVRKAKEIFKIGYDYAMSLDIKGSLDT
- a CDS encoding response regulator; amino-acid sequence: MLKKVLLVDDDTVTLSLCDMVIKRFTFAEQVDMAQNGKEAMDYFSNLLNRTTDAIKSVAPSIIFLDLNMPVMNGWDFLDEFVQNDFHKTFPDTRIIILSSSIDPNDIQKANNYDIIIQFISKPLTVKVIKEIKQHQYLLSHFIEN
- a CDS encoding MBL fold metallo-hydrolase, with amino-acid sequence MKLYSIDTGNFKLDGGAMFGVVPKSFWQKWMPADENNLCSWKMRCLLIEQGKRLTLVDTGMGNKQDPKWQSYYYRHGSGDLIQGIRNVGFSEDDITDVILSHLHFDHCGGAVEWNNTKTYYKTTFKNARYWTHSTHFDWAIQPNLREKATFFKENILPIQEAGQLYFIDKDAHQFEDIDFLLADGHTEKMIMPKITYQEKTLLFVADTIPSHAHIPVPYVMGYDIRPLQTMEEKQSILQKAAAQEWSLFFDHDPLYDCATVIETEKGFKVQNLHQLYEI